The segment AAAATTGAACTAGAAGTTGTTTCACATAAAAGAGATAAGAAAATAATCGTATATAAAATGCGTCCTAAAAAGAAGACACGAAGAAAAATGGGCCACAGACAAGAGCTTACAAGAGTTATGGTAAAATCTATATCAATTACAAACAGTACTCCTAAAACATCTTCAAAGACTGAAGTTAAAAAAAAGAGTACTAGCCCAAAAGCTTCAAATCCTGAAAACTAATTTTTACCAATGGCACATAAAAAAGGTACCGGATCAACCAGAAATGGAAGAGATTCAAATTCTAAAAGACTCGGAGTTAAAGCTTATGGAGGAGAAAAAGTATCAGCAGGGTCTATCATAATCCGTCAAAGAGGTACTTCTTTTTTACCAGGAATTAACGTAGGTAAAGGAAAAGATGATACACTTTTCGCCCTAAAAGAGGGAACTGTAAGTTTTGACAGTATCAAAAGGAATTTAAGAAACAGAAAAAGAGTAAATGTAGTTCTTTAATTCTTTTTATAAGATCTTGTCGTAATAAGAATAGGATGAAAAACTTCTACAAATTTTAATTGTAGAGTCTTAAAAAATTGTTCAACAATTTGCTCATCATCAACGTGAAAGGGATATTCATTATTTTCTCCTTTGTAAAAGTACCAATTAAATAATCCAATTGAGTTAGGACCCATAATTTTATGAAAGGTATCGAGATGAAAAGCCGGATCAGATAAATGCTCTAATACATCAAGGCATACGATCGTATCAAATCTAGATATTTTTGTTTCCTGAATTGTTTTACAAAAAGTAAGTTTATTATCCACACCAAGTTTTTTAGACCTATATTCAACAAAATCTCTATTTGTTTTATTTATATCAACGAAAAAAACATGCTCAACCTTTGTAGACATTGCATTAGCTAAAGCATGAGTCCCAATCCCTCCTCCAAAATCTAAGACCAAATTTCTTGAAAATCTCTGCTGAAGTTTTAACGTGTCAGCAATATAATCCTTACTTGAAATATGCCAGGCGGCCAAATCTGCCAAATGCTTATCTCCAACAATTTCTTTATAAAAGTCTTCAGCCTCACTTAAACTACCCCCGGGATGAAGATTGGCTAAATCCATCTTTGCGTTTTCGAGGAACCCATCCAAATCACCCTGCTCGATAGACAAAAATTCCATTAAGTGTGATTTCAAATCAAAAGCATCATCTATAAATTCTTTTATTATGAAATCATCTTTTTTCAATTTCTTACTTTAATAATTCCTTATTTAAAAATAATAAAATAGTAAGAAATAGTTCTCATAGGAATCTTAATATTAAAATGGAAATTAAAGATGGATTTATAGCAATAAATAAAGAGAAAGGATTTACCTCTCATGATTGCGTTAAACAAATAAGGAAATTATTAGGTATCAAAAAAGTTGGTCACACAGGTACTTTAGATCCCGATGTAACAGGTACTTTACCAATTGCGATAGGCAGTGCTACAAGATTTATTCAATATTTACCTCAAGGCAAAACCTATATTGGCCAAATCCAATTAGGCATAAGAACAAAAACTGATGATATGCAAGGCGAAATTCTTAACAAAAAAGATTGGCCTGTTTTGAGCCATAAGCAATTAGATAAATATTTAAATAACTTCAGAGGTATTATCCAACAAGTACCTCCTATAGTATCTAGTGTTCACGTTAATGGAGAAAGAGCATACAAAAAAGCTTTTAAAAATGAGGAATTTGAATTAAAACCAAAAGAGGTAGAAATAGAAGAATTAGTTCTAAACAAATGGGATCAAATAAATGGAATATTAGAAATAAAAGTGTCTTGTTCCTCAGGAACTTATATAAGATCCATCGCTAGAGATTTGGGCGGGAGCTTAGATTCTGAGGGTTGTCTTTTGAAACTTAAAAGGATTTCGGCTTGTGGATTCCATGAGAAAAATTCTATAAAGATATCTGATCTAAGTGATAATAATGACAAAAACGCACCTTTTATTATTCCCACAATTTCTGCTCTTGATCATATTTCAACACTAGTTTTAGCTAATCAAGAAGAAATTAACTTTTGGCAAACAGGAAGAATAATTAAATTTGATGCTAATAATTTTGTTAAAAGCCGCTCTTTTGATTACAAAAAACCAATAAAAATTATTGACCCTAACAAAATCCTATTAGGAATTGGTTTTATTAATGAAGAAAAAACTATATTACATCCCAAATTAGTTCTTAATGCAAAATAACTTTTTATAAGTAATTTTTGCTAAACGGTTTAATTCCAACACCCTTATAAAAATGTTTTAATATTCTATCTGCTTTTTGACCTTTGGAAGCCATATATCTTGCACCCCACTGACTCATCCCTACACCATGGCCAGAGCCTCGACCAAAAACTATTAAAGTTTTTTCAATAGGATTATTAGAATTATCATTATCGGAAATATATTTTTTATCTTCAATGAATTTAAACCTCATAAAAGTACTTTTCAGATTCATTCTTTTTCTAATATCAACTCCTGATATTTGATCAGAGCCATATTTGCCAAAAATTTGCACATTTTTTACTCTCCCAGTATTAGTTATATTCAAAATCTCAATTTTTTTAATTCCTCCAATTTCAGGGAATAATTTTTGTAATTCTCCGCTTGAGAATTTTTTTTTCCATTGTAGTTTTGGATTATTTCTATCAAAATCTCTAACGCTTGATAAATAAGGATATTCATTCTTCCAAACATCTTGACTATTTTCTGTCATACCTCCTGAACTACTGTGAAACAAGGCATTAATTAATTTATTTTTATATGTCAAAACTAATGATCTTGTACTTCTTACTGCCCTTATAGTTTTATAGGTTCTTGATTCTAAGCCATTATAAACTTGATTTTTCTGAGTAGAATCAATATCATAAATTTGATTTCCTTTTTGTTTTAAAGCATAAGTCCTTGAAGCAATAGCCTGTGCTTTTAATGCCTCTAAAGGCCATTTAGCTGGCATCTCTGAGCCAACAACACTACTCAGATACTTTTCGATTCCAAGGATATTAATCACTAATATCTCAGACTCAAGAACTAATAGATTTAAAATTCCTGAATATCTTTTCTGGCCAACCCAAATACCTCTACCATCAGAAGATTTAACTACTAATTTTACTTTATTTTTTAAATCATAGATTTTTTGTTTGTTCTTATCAAAAAATAATGATGTTGTATTATTTTCTTTTTTTACAGTTAAACCTTTAATTTTTTTATTTGAGAATTTTTGCCCTTTAATAATTAATGGAATTGATTTATCAGATCTTATCCTTAAATTTCTGTTTTTTGATATTAGAACTCTAATTAATGGTTCTCTGGAGGCGGATACAGAGTGATTCTGAAAAAGACAAAAAACTATAATCCCAATTAAACATAATTTATTAGAGATTTTTATAGTTTTTAAAATCACTATGTCTGAAAAACAAATTTTGTATTTGCCTTAGTTTGACTAAAAGTCTAGATTAAATCTAGATATTAAAATAAAAATATTTATAAGTGAACATTACTTTCTTAGGAACAAGCTCTGGGGTGCCAACCTTAACAAGAAATGTCTCATCATTAGCACTTAAATTATCTCAAACAGCTGAAGTATGGCTTTTTGACTGCGGAGAAGGAACTCAACATCAGCTAATGAAGAGTAATATAAAATCTTCACAAATTAAGAAGATATTTATTACTCATATGCATGGTGATCATATATATGGTTTGCCAGGGCTTTTAGCTACATTAGGCTTATCAGGTAATAGTAATGGTATTGAAATTTATGGTCCTTCAGAGTTAAAAAGTTTTGTAACTTCCGCACTTGAAAGCAGCTTTTGCAAGTTGTCATTTCCTTTACGTTTTCGAGCAGTTGAAGATTTCGCCTCATTAAATAAAATTTTATTTGAAAACGATAAGTTAAAAGTACATTGTGCCTGCCTTAA is part of the Prochlorococcus marinus subsp. pastoris str. CCMP1986 genome and harbors:
- the rplU gene encoding 50S ribosomal protein L21 — translated: MTSSKKPSNSSAKNENLYAIAETSGQQFWFEVDKYYDIDRLNAKEKDKITIDKILLIKDKDNISLGQPYVKNAKIELEVVSHKRDKKIIVYKMRPKKKTRRKMGHRQELTRVMVKSISITNSTPKTSSKTEVKKKSTSPKASNPEN
- the rpmA gene encoding 50S ribosomal protein L27; its protein translation is MAHKKGTGSTRNGRDSNSKRLGVKAYGGEKVSAGSIIIRQRGTSFLPGINVGKGKDDTLFALKEGTVSFDSIKRNLRNRKRVNVVL
- a CDS encoding class I SAM-dependent methyltransferase, which encodes MEFLSIEQGDLDGFLENAKMDLANLHPGGSLSEAEDFYKEIVGDKHLADLAAWHISSKDYIADTLKLQQRFSRNLVLDFGGGIGTHALANAMSTKVEHVFFVDINKTNRDFVEYRSKKLGVDNKLTFCKTIQETKISRFDTIVCLDVLEHLSDPAFHLDTFHKIMGPNSIGLFNWYFYKGENNEYPFHVDDEQIVEQFFKTLQLKFVEVFHPILITTRSYKKN
- the truB gene encoding tRNA pseudouridine(55) synthase TruB codes for the protein MEIKDGFIAINKEKGFTSHDCVKQIRKLLGIKKVGHTGTLDPDVTGTLPIAIGSATRFIQYLPQGKTYIGQIQLGIRTKTDDMQGEILNKKDWPVLSHKQLDKYLNNFRGIIQQVPPIVSSVHVNGERAYKKAFKNEEFELKPKEVEIEELVLNKWDQINGILEIKVSCSSGTYIRSIARDLGGSLDSEGCLLKLKRISACGFHEKNSIKISDLSDNNDKNAPFIIPTISALDHISTLVLANQEEINFWQTGRIIKFDANNFVKSRSFDYKKPIKIIDPNKILLGIGFINEEKTILHPKLVLNAK
- a CDS encoding SpoIID/LytB domain-containing protein, which codes for MILKTIKISNKLCLIGIIVFCLFQNHSVSASREPLIRVLISKNRNLRIRSDKSIPLIIKGQKFSNKKIKGLTVKKENNTTSLFFDKNKQKIYDLKNKVKLVVKSSDGRGIWVGQKRYSGILNLLVLESEILVINILGIEKYLSSVVGSEMPAKWPLEALKAQAIASRTYALKQKGNQIYDIDSTQKNQVYNGLESRTYKTIRAVRSTRSLVLTYKNKLINALFHSSSGGMTENSQDVWKNEYPYLSSVRDFDRNNPKLQWKKKFSSGELQKLFPEIGGIKKIEILNITNTGRVKNVQIFGKYGSDQISGVDIRKRMNLKSTFMRFKFIEDKKYISDNDNSNNPIEKTLIVFGRGSGHGVGMSQWGARYMASKGQKADRILKHFYKGVGIKPFSKNYL